The genomic DNA CGGTCATGTGGGAACGGGCCGAACAGATCGTGCACCAAGGCCCCGATGCCGTCCGCCCCGACGACCTGCCCGAGCGGGTGCGGCAAGCGGTACGGCGCTTCGGCGAGGACTCGGGCACGACGGGTTTCCTGCTGCTGCGCGGCCTGGAGGTCGGCGAGCTCCCGCCCACCCACTCCGACGGCGAACCCGCGACCCTGCCGGGCCACGGCACGGCCGGCCTGGCCATGATCATCGCCGAGACGCTCGGCACCATGATCGGCTACGCCGACGAGAAGAACGGCGACCTCGTCCACAACGTGCAGCCGCTGCCCGGCGAGGAGACCCGGATCGAGGGCTCCGGCTCGGTGGCGTTCGACTTCCACATCGAGAACGTCCACCACGCCCTGCGCCCGGACTTCATCGGCCTGATCTGCCTGCGGCAGGACCACGACAAGGTCGCCGCGACCCGCGTCTCCTCCGTCCGGGAGGCCGTCGAGCGGCTCAAGCCGTCGACCCTGGACGTCCTGCGGGAATGCCAGTTCTACAGCAACTACCCGGGCTCCTTCACCCGGGACAGCACCGTGGAACCCGCGCCGGCCGGCCCCCACCCGGTCCTCTTCGGCGACGCCGGCAAACCGCTCATGCGCTTCAACTCACACAACACCGTCTCCCTGAGCAAGGCGGGCCGCGCCGCCCTGCGCGCGCTGGCCGAGGCACTGGAGGAGGTCTGCCACGAGGTGATCATGCAGCCGGGCGACTGCGCCCTGCTGGACAACCACGTCGCGGCGCACGGACGGTCGGCGTTCACCCCCCGCTACGACGGGCAGGACCGGTGGCTGCGCCGGTTCTACTCCATCCAGTCCGTTCCCCGTTCGGTACTGCAGATGATGGGCGGATCACGCGTCATCCCGCCGATCCCGGCCATCCAGGGCATCTGGTGAACCCGCCGGAGACCCCGATGACCGAACTCGACGCGTTGCTGTCGCTCGCCGATTTCGAGCAGCGGTGGACGGCGCAGGCGGACCCGCCCATCGCCCAGTACGTGGCGGGCGGGGCCGGTTCGGACAGCGTGGTGGCGGCCAACACCGCCGCGTTCGGCGACGTGTGGCTGCAGCCGCGGGGACTCCACGACGGTCCGCACACACTCGACACGTCGGTCACCGTACTGGGCCACACCCTCGCCATGCCGCTCCTGCTCGCCCCCACGAGCCCGCAGCGGCTGGTGCACCCGGACGCCGAACTGGCCACCGCGCGCGCGGCGGCCCGCCACGGCCTGCTGTCGGTCGTCAGCACCGACTCGCACCACCCCTACGCCGACATCGCGCGCGAGACGCCCGGACACACATGGTTCCAGCTCTTCCCCTACCGCTCCCGCGCGGACGTCGAGGCCACCTTGGCGTACGCGGAGGAGTGCGGGGCCTCGGCCATCGTGGTCACGGTCGACGCGTCGTTCGCGGCCCGCCGGCTGACCACCCTGCGGGCCGGGTACCGGCTGCCCCCGGGAGTCGACTACGGCACCCTGCGCGCACTGGGCATCCTGCGAGGCGACCCGCCGGCCAGCGGACGGCACGAGAAACTCCCCGTCACCTGGGCCGACCTGGAGTGGATCCGCAACCGGACCCGGCTGCCGCTGCTGGTCAAGGGCCTGGTGCGGCCGGCCGACGTCCGGCGCTGCGTCGAACTGGGCATGGACGCGACCATCGTCTCCAACCACGGTGGCCGCCAGCTGGACGGTGTCGTACCCGCCCTGTTCGCCCTCCGCTCGGTCGTCGAAGCCGTACCGCGCGACCACCCGGTGCTGCTCGACGGCGGAATCCGCTCCGGGACCGACATCGCCAAGGCGATCGCGCTCGGCGCACGGGCCGTGTGCATCGGCAGGCCCTATCTGTGGGGCCTCGGACTCGGCGGCCAGCAGGGGGTGGAGCGCGTCCTGGACATCCTGCGCGCCGAGTTCGACGACGCCCTGCTGCAACTGGGCATCAACACGGTGGACAAGCTGGACGACACGTTCGTGACGGCGGCGCGCCGTCTGACGGCCGTGGCCGCCGGCTGACCCGCCACGGGGACGACGAAGCGAAGGAAGCAGCGGCTCGATGGCGACTCCGAAGGCACACAGCGGCACACCCCCGCGTCCCGTGCGCGCCCCGGGCGGGCACGGGAACGGCGGGGTGCTCGCCGGTATCGCCCTGGCGGTCGCGGCCGCCGCCGCGATGGGCGGTGCCGCCCCCGCCCTGAAGGCCATGGGAACCGCCGGTCTGTCGGCGGTCGACATCATCCAGGCCCGCGCGGTCGTGGGCGCCGTGCTGCTGATGCTCATCGCGGCGGTCGTGCACCGCGGCCGCCTGCGGGTCAGGGTCCGCGACTGGTGGCTGGTCCTGGTGTACGGCACGGTCAGCCTCGCCGTGAACCAGGTCGCCTTCACCATGGCCCTGACCCGGCTGCCCGTGGGTGTCGCGCTGCTGGTGGAGTACCTGTCGCCGGTGCTGGTCGCCCTCTGGGTACGGCTCGTGCAGGGAAAGCAGCTCTCCGGGCTGGTCTGGCTGGGGATCGCGCTCGCCCTCGGCGGCCTCGCGCTGACCGGGCGGGTGTGGTCCTCCGGCGGCGATCTCGACCGGGCCGGCCTGGCGCTCGCCCTGCTGGCGGCCCTGACCATGGCGAGCCGCTTCCTGCTCGCCGAACGAGGACTGCGCGCCTACGAACCCCTGGTGATGTCGGCATGGGGCACCACCGTGGACGCCGCGGTCCTCACCCTGGTGGGCGTGATCGACCCCTTCCCCTTCTCCGCGCTGTGGCGGGACGCCGCGCTGAACGACCACTCCCTGCCGGTGTGGGGGCTGGTGGTCTGGGTGGGCGTGATCGGCATGGCCGGCGGGCTGGCGCTGGGCGTCGCGGCGCAGCGCCGGCTGCCGCCCACCTCGGCCAGCCTGATGCTCACCCTGGAGGTGGTGGCCGGAGCCGTCGCCGCCTACCTGGTGCTCGGCGAGGTGCTGACACCGCCGCAGCTGGCCGGGTCCGTGCTGATGCTCCTGGGCATCGTCCTGTCCCAGTCGGCCGCCCTGCGGCGCCGGCCGCCCGCAGAGGCCGCCGTCACAGATCCGGCACCGGGCGGGGACCGCGGGAGCGGGAGACACAGATCGGCATGAGACCGCCGGCCGCGCGCTCCTCCTCGGTCAGGAGGCTGTCGCGGTGTGCCGGGACACCGTCCAGCACGACGGTCTCGCAGGTGCCGTACATGCCCACCCGCCCGTTCCGGGTGAACGCCGCCGCGCTGCACTCCTACAGCCTCACGCCGAACAACCGCACCCGCTACCTGGCCGAACTGCGTTCCGGTTCCGAGCTGCTGGCCGTGGACACCGACGGCAGGACGCGGCGGGTCGTGGTCGGCCGGATCAAGATGGAGAGCCGCCCGATGCTGCTGATCGAGGCGGAGTCGCCCTCCGGCGGCAAGGTGAACGTGATCGCCCAGGACGACTGGCACGTGCGGGTACTCGGCCCCGGCGGCAGCGTCCACAACATCACCGAACTCAAGCCCGGCGACGTCATCCTCGGCTACGCGCTCACCGACCAGCGCCATGTCGGCTGCCCCATCCGGGAGTTCCAGCAGGAGCAGTGAGCCAGGACCGCCCGTCGGCCCCGTGTCACGGCCTCGGCGGACCGGGCCTCGCCTCAACCGAGTCGCGCGAGCGCGTCCTTCGTCGCCTCGTCGGCCGGGAAACGGGCCAGCAGGTGCACGCGCGGGTCGTCCGCGGCGATCAGCTTCGACTGGCGCAGGGTGAGCCGGCCCACCCTCGGGTGCGCGAAGTCCTTGTACACGGTCCGGTAGTCGGCGACGTCGTGCCGCTGCCAGAAACGGGCGAAGTCGGGTGTGTGGGCCAGCAGATCGGCCACCACCTCCGCGTAGCGGGGGTCCGCGGGCTCCTCGTCGGCGCGCATCCGGAACTGGGCGAGCACCTGCGTGGCCTGGGCCTCCCAGTCCGTCATCAGGGAACGCGCGGGCCGCCAGCCGAAAATGACCCACAGCATGTTGCGGCGCTCGGCCGGCAGCGCGCCGAAGTCCGTGAAGAGCGCCGCCTCCGCCCGGTTCCAGGCCACCACGTCCCAGTGGTGGTCCAGCAGCATCGCCGGATTGGGCTGCAGGGCGTCCAGCAGGGCTTGGAGCTGCTCGTTGCGGCCAGGGCAGCCGCGCACCTCGCCGAGATCCGGGGGCAGTTCGTTGCTGAGCCGGTACAGGTGCCGGATCTCCGGCGCGGAGAGCCTCAAGGCCCGCGCGAGCGAGGCGAGCACCTGACGCGAGACCTTGATGTCCCGGCCCTGCTCCAGCCACGTGTACCAGCTCAGGCTCACCCCGGACAGCGAGGCCACCTCCTCGCGGCGCAACCCGGGGGTACGGCGGCGCGAGAAGTCGGAGATTCCCACGTCCTCGGGAGACAACCGCTCGCGCCGCGACCTCACGAACGCCCCGAGCGTACGGCGGCCGGTGTCACCCAGATCCCTCATGGCTGCCATCGGCCCAGGCTAGCAGCGCGTACCGGCCGTTCCCCCGGGGCGCCCCCGGTCCGCGCGGCGGGCGTCCGGGCCGGGAGCCCCGCGGCGCACGCCCGGGCCGCCGGCACCTGCGGCCCGGCACGTTCAAGTGTTCCGCGCCAGGCGGTTGAACGGCCGCGCCGGTGCCGCGCACGCGAGGCTGTGAGTATTTGTCTCCTGGCTGCCCGCCCGCCGACGGCGCACGATCGGGACCGTAAAACCTTTGCGCCTCTCGTGGAAAGGCCCTGCCGTGTCCCAAGACGTACAGCCCGAGACGACCGGGTCCGCCCTCCCGCCGAGCGCGCCGGCCGACTCGCCCCCGGCGCCGCAGACCGCGGCGCGGGTGCCGCCCGCGCTCGCCGTGGCCTGTTTCCTCAGCAACTTCGACCGCTTCGCGATCACCCCCCTGCTGATGGCCATCGCCACCGGATTCCACGTCCGGCTCGGCCAGGTCGTGCTGGTCGCGAGCGGCTACTTCTTCGCGTACGGGTGCGCCCAGCCGGTGTGGGGCATGCTGTCCGACCGCTACGGGCGCATGCGGGTCATCCGCTTCACCCTGTGCGCCGCGGCGGTGTGCGGACTGGTGTCCGCGGCCGCACCCGACCTGACCACGCTCGTGATCCTGCGGATCGCCACCGGGGCGTTCTTCGGGGCGGTCGTCCCCGCCTCCCTGACGTACGTGGGCGACACCGTCCCCGCGGCCGTACGCCAGCGGGCCCTGTCGGATCTGCAGCTGGCCCTCGCCATCGGCACCGCGGCCGCCACCCTGGTCGCCGGCGCAGCAGCAGCCCTGTTCAGCTGGCGGGTGATGCTGGCGCTGTCCGCCGTGCTGGCCGCGGTCACGGTCGCCGGCATGCGCGGACTGTCCGAGTCCCGTGCCGACACCACCCTGCGCCGGCCGTCCGAACAACTCGCCTCGGTGCTGCGGCGGCGCTGGTCCTGGCTGGTCATGGCCTTCGGCCTGGTCGAGGGCGCGGTACTGCTGGGCTGCTTCACCTTCCTGGCCCCGGCCCTCGAGGACGGGGGGATCGGTGCCCTGGGCGCGGGCGGTGTGACCGCCCTGTACGGCGCGGGCACCCTGGGCTTCTCGCGGCTGCTGAAGCGGGTGGCGATGCGCCCGGCGTGGTCGCTGCTGGCCGCCGGCGGCGTGATGATGGCGGGCGGCTTCCTGGTCGCCGCCGCCGGCCCGAACGTGTGGGGGATCGGCGCCGCCGCGATCCTGCTGGGCGGCGGCTGGTCGTTCTTCCACTCCTCGTTGCAGAACTGGGCCACCACGCTGGTGCCCGAGGCCCGCGGCACGGCCGTCGCGCTGTTCGTGGCCTCCCTGTTCGTCGGCAGCGCGATCGGCTCGGGCCTCGGCGGCACGCTCGCCCAGCACGGCCACTACCAGCAGCTGTTCCTCCTCGCGGCGGCCACCGCCGTACCCCTGACCGTGTGCGCCGCCTGGCTGCGCACCCGCTACACGCCTACCGGCTCCTGACCCGGGCCGGCCGCGGCCCCGCGGACTCCAGGGCACCGTCCTTTCCCCGGGGACGGTGCCCTGGTCACCCCGGGCGACGAGCGGACCCGTGTACGACCCAGCGGCAGCCCGGGCCCACCGCGCTGATCTGCGGACCGGCGGCGAACCAGAGCGGGAAGAGACCGACGACGCGGCCGGGCTGCGGCGGCGTATCGGCCGCGTGCCCGATCAGTACGCGGGTTCCGCCCCGGACGCCCGCGGCAGCCCGGGGGTCTCCAGCGGCTCGCACCACAGGCCGTACACACCCGGCGCGAACGGCCCCGTGCTACCCGCTCTGCGCGGCTTTCGCGGAACGGAAGGCGAACGTCCCCAGCAACGCCAGCGCGGCCATGACGGCGGCGGCGGCGAACGCGGCGGTGATACCGCTGTTCAAGGCCTCCTTCGGCGCGTCGGCGTGGCCCCGGACGGACGACCCGAGGAGCGTGGTCAGGATCGCCAGGCCCAGCGTGACCCCGGTCTGCTGAATGGTCTGGAGCGCCCCCCCGGCGGCACCGGCCACCCCGGACGGCACGTTCGCCATGATGATCACGCTGAGCGGCATCAGCCCCAGCCCGGTGCCGCAGCCGATCAGCACACTCGCGGCGAACACCAAAGGGAAGTAACCGGTACCGGGCGTCAGCCGCGTCAGCAGGACCAGCCCGGCCACCAGCAGCACGCAGCCGGTCATGGTCACCGCCTTCGGCCCGAACCGCCGCAGCAGCCGCGGCACCAGCCGGATCATCGCGAACATCAGGACGGCCGTCGGAAGGAACGCCAAACCGGTCGACAGCGGACCCATGCCGCGCACGTCCTGCAGATACAGGGACAGGAAGAAGAACATCGACATGCTCGCCATGTAGCCGACGAACACATTGGTGTACGCGACCGCGCGGTTGCGGTCGGCGAACAGCACCGGCGGCAGCAGCGGCTGCGCCGCCCGCCGCTCCAGGAGGAGGAAGACCACGATCAGCGCGGCGCCCGCGAGGAGCGCGAGGCCGCTGGCCACATCACCCCACCCGTGCGTCGCGGACCGGATGAAGCCGAACACCAGGGCGGCGACACCGCCCGTCGCGGTCAGCGCGCCCGGCAGGTCCAGCCGGGCCTCCCGCCTGGGCGTGACCGGCAGGTACCGCCCGGCCAGCACGATGGCCGGCACACCCAGCGGAACATTGATGAACAGCACCGCCCGCCAGCCGAGCCACTGGGCCAGCACACCACCGAGGATCAGACCGACCGCGAACCCGACACTGGCCATCCCCGAGTACAGCGCCAGCGCGCGCACCCGGGCCTTCGGCTCGGTGAAGACGGTGTGCAGCAACGCCAGCGCGTTCGGTCCGGCCATGGCGGCACCCGCCCCCTGCACCACCCGGGCGGCCAGCAGCCAGGCGGCCGACTGCGCCAGACCCCCCGCCAGCGACGCCGCGGTGAACAGGACGACGCCCGCGACGAACATCCGCCGCCGGCCGAACAGATCACCCGCCCGGCCGCTGACCAGCAGCAGCCCGCCGAACGTCAGGGTGTACGCGTCCAGGACCCACGGCAGACCGGTGGCCGTGAAGTCCAGGTCGGCCCGGATCCGGGGCAGCACGACGTTCATGACCGTGACATCGAGGATGATCAGCAACTGGCAGCTGAGCAGGATGGCCAGCACGGCGTGAGGACGCAGGGGACGGCTGCCTTTGCCGGCCCGGCTGCCCGGGAGCGCTGTGACGTCAGACATGGGGACTCCGTGAAGGGGGGAAGGAACCGGCGGCCGGACACACCCGGCACATCAACCGACCGAGATGCGGCGCAGCTTTCGCGGAGCGTCGACGCAGTAGGCGGCACGCCCGTGCACGACCCGCTGGTTGTCCATGACCAGGACCTGGCCGACCCGCCACCGGTGGGCGTACATCACCTCCGGAACCGTCAACCACCGGTCCACCAGGGCGAAGAGCTCCAGGCTCTGCTCCTTGGTGCGGCCCACCACGGCCGCCCCGTAGTTGCGCTCCGGATCCTCGGGATAGTCCAGCCCGATCTGCAGCGTGTCCCCGCCGGTCACCGGGTCCACCTGCACCGGCGCCACGACCGGGTTGCCGCCGGGCCGCTCCACGTAGAAGCCCGAGACCCTGGACCAGTACTCGATCCGGATGCCGCGCAGGGTCTCCACCAGCTCGGCGGGAGCCGTCGCGAAGAACGCGCTGCTGCCGGCGATCAGCGTCTCACCGCCCTCGTCCGGGGCCTCCAGGCACTCCAGCCCGATGTAGCGGACCGGGTGTGCGTTCAGGATCGCGTCGACGTGCATCGGTATGGCACCGGTCCGGAACTGCGAGTTGTCGGTCCCCGGCCGCTGCTCCTGGACGAGCTGGGTGCCGAACCGGTACGACACCGCCGTGCCGAGCGGCGCCATGATGTCCTCCAGGGACAGCCCGTCCGGGCCGTCGGGTTCCAGGACGACGAAGCCGTGACGCCGCAGCTTCTCCAGATACGGTGAGGGCGCGCTGCGGCCGCAGCGCGCCTCACCGTATCTGGAGAAGCTGCGGCGTCACGGCTTCGTCGTCCTGGAACCCGACGGCCCGGACGGGCTGTCCCTGGAGGACATCATGGCGCCGCTCGGCACGGCGGTGTCGTACCGGTTCGGCACCCAGCTCGTCCAGGAGCAGCGGCCGGGGACCGACAACTCGCAGTTCCGGACGGTGCCATACCGATGCACGTCGACGCGATCCTGAACGCACACCCGGTCCGCTACATCGGGCTGGAGTGCCTGGAGGCCCCGGACGAGGGCGGTGAGACGCTGATCGCCGGCAGCAGCGCGTTCTTCGCGACGGCTCCCGCCGAGCTGGTGGAGACCCTGCGCGGCATCCGGATCGAGAGTACTGGTCCAGGGTCTCGGGCTTCTACGTGGAGCGGCCCGGCGGCAACCCGGTCGTGGCGCCGGTGCAGGTGGACCCGGTGACCGGCGGGGACACGCTGCAGATCGGGCTGGACTATCCCGAGGATCCGGAGCGCAACTACGGGGCGGCCGTGGTGGGCCGCACCAAGGAGCAGAGCCTGGAGCTCTTCGCCCTGGTGGACCGGTGGTTGACGGTTCCGGAGGTGATGTACGCCCACCGGTGGCGGGTCGGCCAGGTCCTGGTCATGGACAACCAGCGGGTCGTGCACGGGCGTGCCGCCTACTGCGTCGACGCTCCGCGAAAGCTGCGCGCATCTCGGTCGGTTGATGTGCCGGGTGTGTCCGGCCGCCGGTTCCTTCCCCCTTCACGGAGTCCCCATGTCTGACGTCACAGCGCTCCCGGGCAGCCGGGCCGGCAAAGGCAGCCGTCCCCTGCGTCCTCACGCCGTGCTGGCCATCCTGCTCAGCTGCCAGTTGCTGATCATCCTCGATGTCACGGTCATGAACGTCGTGCTGCCCGGATCCGGGCCGACCTGGACTTCACGGCCACCGGTCTGCCGTGGGTCCTGACGCGTACACCCTGACGTTCGGCGGGCTGCTGCTGGTCAGCGGCCGGGCGGGTGATCTGTTCGGACGGCGGCGGAGTTCGTCGCGGGCGTCGTCCTGTTCACCGCGGCGTCGACTGCGTGGGGTCTGGGGCGCTAGCGGCCGCCTGGCTGCTGGCCGCCCGGGTGGTGCAGGGGGCGGGTGCCGCCATGGCCGGACCGAACGCGCTGGCGTTGCTGCACACCGTCTTCACCGAGCCGAAGGCCCGGGTGCGCGCGCTGGCGCTGTACTCGGGGATGGCCAGTGTCGGGTTCGCGGTCGGTCTGATCCTCGGTGGTGTGCTGGCCCAGTGGCTCGGCTGGCGGGCGGTGCTGTTCATCAATGTTCCGCTGGGTGTGCCGGCCATCGTGCTGGCCGGGCGGTACCTGCCGGTCACGCCCAGGCGGGAGGCCCGGCTGGACCTGCCGGGCGCGCTGACCGCGACGGGCGGTGTCGCCG from Streptomyces rubradiris includes the following:
- a CDS encoding DMT family transporter, encoding MATPKAHSGTPPRPVRAPGGHGNGGVLAGIALAVAAAAAMGGAAPALKAMGTAGLSAVDIIQARAVVGAVLLMLIAAVVHRGRLRVRVRDWWLVLVYGTVSLAVNQVAFTMALTRLPVGVALLVEYLSPVLVALWVRLVQGKQLSGLVWLGIALALGGLALTGRVWSSGGDLDRAGLALALLAALTMASRFLLAERGLRAYEPLVMSAWGTTVDAAVLTLVGVIDPFPFSALWRDAALNDHSLPVWGLVVWVGVIGMAGGLALGVAAQRRLPPTSASLMLTLEVVAGAVAAYLVLGEVLTPPQLAGSVLMLLGIVLSQSAALRRRPPAEAAVTDPAPGGDRGSGRHRSA
- a CDS encoding TauD/TfdA family dioxygenase, whose protein sequence is MTAALLELNDQERSVMWERAEQIVHQGPDAVRPDDLPERVRQAVRRFGEDSGTTGFLLLRGLEVGELPPTHSDGEPATLPGHGTAGLAMIIAETLGTMIGYADEKNGDLVHNVQPLPGEETRIEGSGSVAFDFHIENVHHALRPDFIGLICLRQDHDKVAATRVSSVREAVERLKPSTLDVLRECQFYSNYPGSFTRDSTVEPAPAGPHPVLFGDAGKPLMRFNSHNTVSLSKAGRAALRALAEALEEVCHEVIMQPGDCALLDNHVAAHGRSAFTPRYDGQDRWLRRFYSIQSVPRSVLQMMGGSRVIPPIPAIQGIW
- a CDS encoding helix-turn-helix transcriptional regulator, with translation MAAMRDLGDTGRRTLGAFVRSRRERLSPEDVGISDFSRRRTPGLRREEVASLSGVSLSWYTWLEQGRDIKVSRQVLASLARALRLSAPEIRHLYRLSNELPPDLGEVRGCPGRNEQLQALLDALQPNPAMLLDHHWDVVAWNRAEAALFTDFGALPAERRNMLWVIFGWRPARSLMTDWEAQATQVLAQFRMRADEEPADPRYAEVVADLLAHTPDFARFWQRHDVADYRTVYKDFAHPRVGRLTLRQSKLIAADDPRVHLLARFPADEATKDALARLG
- a CDS encoding MFS transporter, translating into MSQDVQPETTGSALPPSAPADSPPAPQTAARVPPALAVACFLSNFDRFAITPLLMAIATGFHVRLGQVVLVASGYFFAYGCAQPVWGMLSDRYGRMRVIRFTLCAAAVCGLVSAAAPDLTTLVILRIATGAFFGAVVPASLTYVGDTVPAAVRQRALSDLQLALAIGTAAATLVAGAAAALFSWRVMLALSAVLAAVTVAGMRGLSESRADTTLRRPSEQLASVLRRRWSWLVMAFGLVEGAVLLGCFTFLAPALEDGGIGALGAGGVTALYGAGTLGFSRLLKRVAMRPAWSLLAAGGVMMAGGFLVAAAGPNVWGIGAAAILLGGGWSFFHSSLQNWATTLVPEARGTAVALFVASLFVGSAIGSGLGGTLAQHGHYQQLFLLAAATAVPLTVCAAWLRTRYTPTGS
- a CDS encoding MFS transporter, yielding MGSGALAAAWLLAARVVQGAGAAMAGPNALALLHTVFTEPKARVRALALYSGMASVGFAVGLILGGVLAQWLGWRAVLFINVPLGVPAIVLAGRYLPVTPRREARLDLPGALTATGGVAALVFGFIRSATHGWGDVASGLALLAGAALIVVFLLPGAAGGAAAAAAGAVRRPQPRGRVHQCVRRLHGEHVDVLLPVPVSAGRARHGSAVDRFGVSFRRPS
- a CDS encoding TauD/TfdA family dioxygenase; this encodes MAPLGTAVSYRFGTQLVQEQRPGTDNSQFRTGAIPMHVDAILNAHPVRYIGLECLEAPDEGGETLIAGSSAFFATAPAELVETLRGIRIEYWSRVSGFYVERPGGNPVVAPVQVDPVTGGDTLQIGLDYPEDPERNYGAAVVGRTKEQSLELFALVDRWLTVPEVMYAHRWRVGQVLVMDNQRVVHGRAAYCVDAPRKLRRISVG
- a CDS encoding alpha-hydroxy acid oxidase, with product MTELDALLSLADFEQRWTAQADPPIAQYVAGGAGSDSVVAANTAAFGDVWLQPRGLHDGPHTLDTSVTVLGHTLAMPLLLAPTSPQRLVHPDAELATARAAARHGLLSVVSTDSHHPYADIARETPGHTWFQLFPYRSRADVEATLAYAEECGASAIVVTVDASFAARRLTTLRAGYRLPPGVDYGTLRALGILRGDPPASGRHEKLPVTWADLEWIRNRTRLPLLVKGLVRPADVRRCVELGMDATIVSNHGGRQLDGVVPALFALRSVVEAVPRDHPVLLDGGIRSGTDIAKAIALGARAVCIGRPYLWGLGLGGQQGVERVLDILRAEFDDALLQLGINTVDKLDDTFVTAARRLTAVAAG
- a CDS encoding TauD/TfdA family dioxygenase; the encoded protein is MTGGDTLQIGLDYPEDPERNYGAAVVGRTKEQSLELFALVDRWLTVPEVMYAHRWRVGQVLVMDNQRVVHGRAAYCVDAPRKLRASRSVDVPGVSGRRFLPPSRSPHV
- a CDS encoding MFS transporter, which produces MSDVTALPGSRAGKGSRPLRPHAVLAILLSCQLLIILDVTVMNVVLPRIRADLDFTATGLPWVLDAYTLTFGGLLLVSGRAGDLFGRRRMFVAGVVLFTAASLAGGLAQSAAWLLAARVVQGAGAAMAGPNALALLHTVFTEPKARVRALALYSGMASVGFAVGLILGGVLAQWLGWRAVLFINVPLGVPAIVLAGRYLPVTPRREARLDLPGALTATGGVAALVFGFIRSATHGWGDVASGLALLAGAALIVVFLLLERRAAQPLLPPVLFADRNRAVAYTNVFVGYMASMSMFFFLSLYLQDVRGMGPLSTGLAFLPTAVLMFAMIRLVPRLLRRFGPKAVTMTGCVLLVAGLVLLTRLTPGTGYFPLVFAASVLIGCGTGLGLMPLSVIIMANVPSGVAGAAGGALQTIQQTGVTLGLAILTTLLGSSVRGHADAPKEALNSGITAAFAAAAVMAALALLGTFAFRSAKAAQSG